In Tachysurus fulvidraco isolate hzauxx_2018 chromosome 3, HZAU_PFXX_2.0, whole genome shotgun sequence, a single window of DNA contains:
- the LOC125140819 gene encoding protein NYNRIN-like gives MDTQRPATKQALQAFLGLIKYCHHWIPDCSLYDKCLRAAVKHSDPSSAPLSWTSEMQAAFEALKRALCTAPTLGLPNYSLPFHLYVATQPGTASEMLEQERGGGGGFATFCNLDSVAQGLLACLCAVAACALMVTDAEKIVLSHPLILHTSHQRMPCSAFLMHRMIVWVTLIMIALLK, from the exons ATGGACACTCAGCGGCCTGCCACTAAACAGGCTTTACAGGCCTTCCTCGGCCTCATCAAATACTGCCACCACTGGATCCCAGACTGCTCTCTATATGACAAATGTCTGCGTGCTGCGGTGAAGCATTCTGATCCTTCATCCGCACCTCTCTCATGGACTTCAGAAATGCAGGCTGCTTTTGAGGCCTTGAAACGGGCCCTGTGTACAGCTCCTACTCTGGGACTCCCCAACTACAGCCTCCCTTTCCACCTGTATGTTGCGACTCAGCCAGGAACAGCCTCTGAGATGCTGGAGCAGGAacgtggtggggggggggggtttgcaACCTTTTGCAACCTCGACTCTGTGGCTCAGGGTTTGCTGGCCTGTCTATGTGCTGTTGCCGCCTGTGCTCTGATGGTAACTGATGCTGAAAAGATCGTTTTATCTCATCCTTTGAtcttacacacctcacatcag CGCATGCCCTGCAGCGCCTTCTTAATGCACAGGATGATTGTATGGGTGACTCTGATCATGATTGCCTTACTGAAATAG
- the LOC113659069 gene encoding NLR family CARD domain-containing protein 3-like: MTYNMSVSGKQDIKKDERMMEGKRSDSPEPSCVSMKSDDSMDHPIAFRDRDSSTDVRPQKKKSNSSRNHLDSIFKELEHKVITLIKNELKRYRKLLSPDYPACTEREVEDEEDLHSVREGALKITLHVLKNMNHTDLANTLHNKLASVYQTKLKSKLREKFKRINEGISQCGSSALLNEIYTELYITEGWSGDVNNEHEVRQIETASRRPATQEKPIKCNDLFKDKSIRTVLSKGVAGIGKTVSVQKFILDWAEGKANQDITFMFPLPFRELNLMKQKNLSLMYVLHHFFPDIRKLELLDCDSYKVLFIFDGLDECRLPLNFQKNEILCDVTESASVDVLLTNLIKGNLLPSALLWITTRPGAANQIPPEYVDQVTEVRGFSDPQKEEYFRKRISDQSLANKIITHLKSSRSLYIMCHIPVFCWISATVLEGMLGEAEGGEIPKTLTQMFTHFLIFQIKHKYQKYHQNCDPDPQQTRESIMALGKLAFHQLEKGNLIFYEEDLRESGIDVREVSVYSGVCTQIFREEFGLHLEKVFSFVHLSVQEFLAALYMFLSFIRRNVTEHQTSDLSDLFRKSNMSDLLRSLVDKALQSENGHLDLFLRFFLGLSLESNQTLLRGLMPQTGSRSHSKQETVEYIKKKIRENPSPEKSINLFHCLNELNDDSLVQEVQTYLNRGGVWRLSGTSLSPAQWSALVFVLLNSEQDLDVFDLSKYDRSDACLLRMLPVVKASRKASLFGCNLTKESCRALSSVLSSNSSSLRELNLGFNKLQDSGVKLLSDGLKNPQCTLEILSLHGCNLTEESCRVLSSVLSSNSSSLRELNLTYNKLQDSGVKLLSDGLKNPHCTLET; the protein is encoded by the exons atgacctacaacatgagtgtgtctggaaaacaggacataaagaaagacgagag aatgatggagggaaagagatcagactcaccagaacccagctgtgtatCCATGAAGAGTGACGATTCAATGGATCATCCAATTgccttcagagacagagacagttctactgatgtgag accacaaaagaagaaatcaaaCAGCAGCAGAAATCATCTGGACTccatattcaag gagctggaacacaaagtcatcactctgataaagaatgagctgaagaggtataggaagctcctgagtccagattacccagcatgcactgagagggaggtggaggatgaggaggatcttcacagtgtcagagagggagcgctgaagatcacactgcacgtcctgaagaacatgaaccacacagatctcgctaacacactgcacaaca aactcgcctctgtgtatcagacaaagttgaagtccaagctgagagagaagtttaaaagaattaatgaaggaatctcacagtgtggaagctcagcacttctgaatgagatctacacagagctctacatcacagagggttggagtggagacgtcaataatgaacatgaggtgagacagattgagacagcgtccaggagaccagcaacacaggagaaacccatcaaatgtaatgatctctttaaagacaagtccatcagaactgtgctgagtaaaggagttgctggaattggaaaaacagtctctgtgcagaagttcattctggactgggctgaaggaaaaGCAAATCAGGACATCACCTTCATGTTTCCACTTCcatttagagagctgaatctgatgaaacagaaaaatctcagtctgatgtatgttcttcatcactttttccctgacataagaaaactagaattattagactgtgactcctacaaagttttgttcatctttgatggtctggacgagtgtcgacttcctctaaatttccagaagaatgagatattgtgtgatgtgacagagtcagcctcagtggatgtgcttcTGAcaaacctcatcaaggggaatctgcttccctctgctctcctctggataaccacaagaccaggagcagccaatcagatcccccCTGAGTatgtagaccaggtaacagaggtacgaggcttcagtgatcctcagaaagaagagtacttcaggaagaggatcagtgatcagagcctggccaataaaatcatcactcacttgaagtcttcaagaagcctctacatcatgtgccacatcccagtcttctgctggatctcagccactgttctagagggaatgttgggtgaagcagagggtggagagatccccaagactctgactcaaatgttcacacacttcctgatctttcagatcaaacacaagtatcaaaagtaccatcagaactgtgaccctgatcctcagcagaccagagagagtatcatggcactgggaaaactggctttccatcaactggagaaaggaaacctgatcttctatgaggaagacctgagagaaagtggcattgatgtcagagaagtgtcagtgtactcggGAGtatgtacccagatcttcagagaggagtttgggcttcacctggagaaggtgttcagctttgtACATCtcagtgttcaggagtttctggctgctttatacatgtttctctccttcatcagaagaaatgtaacagaacatcaaacctctgatctgtctgatcttttcaggaagtcaaacatgtctgatctcctcaggagtttagtggacaaggccttacagagtgagaatggacacctggatcTTTTCCTGCGCTtctttctgggtctctcactggagtccaatcagACTCTCTTACGAggcttaatgccacagacaggaagcagatctcacagcaaacaggaaacagtggagtacatcaagaagaagatcagggagaatccatctcccgagaaatccatcaatctgttccactgtctgaatgaactgaatgatgattcactagtgcaggaagtacaaacttacctgaacagaggaggTGTCTGGCGTCTCAGTGGAACcagtctctctcctgctcagtggtcagctctggtgtttgtgttactgaactcAGAACAGGACCTGGATGTGTTTGATTTGAGTAAATATGATCGATCAGATGCATGTCTTCTGAGgatgctgccagtggtcaaagcctccagaaaagcttc tctgtttgggtgtaatctgacaaaggaaagctgtagagctctgtcctcagttctcagctcaaactcctccagtctgagagaactgaacctgggtttcaataaactgcaggattcaggagtgaagctgctctctgatgga